Genomic segment of Chelonoidis abingdonii isolate Lonesome George chromosome 5, CheloAbing_2.0, whole genome shotgun sequence:
TTAACCATGTCAATATGTACAATACtcaagccattaaaaaaacatttatttgaagATTAATGACTACTAcaacttcctttttaaatttatatgAATTTGAGGCTATATCAAACTAACCTTTGTGATATTTAAATAGCAATCTAATCAGTATTGTTTGATTAGTATTTAAAAAACCCCTTCCATTCCTAAATCTTGTATGCCAAGTATCTTGCCAAACCAAGTTTTGATGCCGAAAGCCaagaattataataaaaatatagtcGTTTCAGTTGCTGGGTTTAAATCTGATTTTGATATTAACTGCCCACACCTTCCTCTTCTCAATTTAATAGATTATGGAAAGAGTATTAATAATGCACTAGTGATTTAGAAATCTTTGAACGGATGTAAATGCCCCAAGGTTACCCACCATATTTCCCTCATATATTAGGTGTGACCAAAACTGAATAATCTTGAATTAAAACCAACTTTTATAGCTGTCTCCTCTCTATACTTCATACCTGTGATCTCCTCACCAAACTTAGTCCCTGTGGAATCAAGTGATATGAGCctttaatatctttttatttactcCCTTGTGATTTAGGTCAAAGACTTCAGAACAAGGTGCTGAAAGTTAAGTTCCTAAAATCATGTTCGGACACCAAAATGCAACTGGCCTGAATTTTCAGAAAAtgtgaagtaaatgggagctgcaCGTCCTCAGCCCCTTGGAAAAACAGGCCACAGTAATTCCAGCATCGGGCCATGTCTCTGGAGAGAGGAAGCTTAACTCAAAATTACCCAGGATGGGAGATTTTCCAGACTCTCTCAGCATTGGCCTGActctgtccccactgaagtcaatggtgaaaccctgggaacagagttaggccaacccTGGGGTAGGTGCTTTTGAAGATTTTAAGGGACTGAAGATTTTGGCTACGGTTTATAAACATAGAACAAGCAGCAGTCGTCGGAACCAATAAGAAAAAAGGTTTTGTATTTCTGCCAACTAGAAACAAGAGTGGCTTCAAACACACAGTAAGCTTATTGGtaaaaagaagtattttcttGATGAATGctagaaacagaaagaaagaaaagttttgaACAAGGCAAATGGGAAGAAAAGCTGGTCTCAAAACCCATTGTGCCATACCTGACTTCAACGTGTGGTACACAAAACGTTCACACTCCTTACATCgaaataatgaaacaaaaatattcagctaCATTGtacaaaaatttttttatatacacacacaaaacctcaTATCTAACAGATTTACCATATcgaattttaaaaagttgcctGTAGAACAGTGTTCgatttttttctctgcttcctttAGGCAGTGCTGTTGCTTAGAAGTTGTCACCaggcacaatatttttaaaacaaaaccaactaaGCAAGCAGCAGTATGTGAATTTGAACTTTTTTTCCTGTGACCAGTCCTGAggatgctgcagtgttcccagTGTTTAAAGCTATGAGACAAGCATCAGTGATGGAGAGAATAATTGTGTGTATTTTGTTGTACATTTATCTATTGTGAAATTAGTGATACCACTTTCCCAGATTCCTTTtccctgcctgctccctctcctaaaagacacacacaccctttacAGGGTactgaattttcagttttcacaatcAGAAGAATCACAGCTGCAGAAAAGCTCGACTTCGAATGTGTAGGTTTTCTACTTAAAGCCATGAGTTTCCACTTTAGACACATATGGCAATTTACGTTGACTTCTGGATAATgtgcacacatttttttttttatctaaaggTGTCATTCATCTTAAGTTTATTATTGACAGAGTTCCagattttctgtattttaaacaaaaacacgAAGGACAGCAGCATTTCTGATCACCGGAAATGGAAGCTCAATACAGATACTGccccttctgtttaaaaaaaaagaaaaaaaatggcaatacagagcggggagggaaggggggcaggagagAACCACACACATGAAATTTGGATTATCATGCTCAGGTGTGTGGGCCAACTAAAACAAACAATACCCATTTCAACATAAAAGCTTTTGTGCAAtgtcaattacattttttttttttttttttaaagtaacaggaTAAAGGACATTTTGAAGAATGCATTTTGAAGCAGAGAAAACCCAATTAAACACCTTCCTGCAACAGAGTGCCTCAAATTAATTATGaatcagaagaaaataaaacttaAGCTGTTTCTGTtgcccaattttttttattttcccccaaCACTACAAAagattgtggtttttttttttaaatttatttataaacAGGCTCCTCTGCAGTTCATATACAATCATAGGTGAACTTTAAATTCCATTTTATACAAACATCTCAAAAATATTGGGAGTGAAGTATGGTAGGAAATATTGCTCACATTGCTAGTTAACATGCGTGTATGAAAGGAGGAAAATGGTTTGTTAGTGCATATCTCCAGAGCAGAGAACCCACCcctccaaaagaaaaacaaaaaaagaatacaGTAGCTGATTACAAAAGGTAATGTCCACAAAATTAAGTTTTTCATGCTATTCTACTTTCCAGTACTATATGCTACttattttttcaatttatctGCATGCCTAGGCCTTGAACACTTGAGGTATATATAAAGAGATACCTGCACCTAGAGGAAAATCTTtaaaaggtttttggttttttttgttttttttaaattggttggttgggttttctTGTGCTGCAcaaaattttttatttatatcaaATTTTACTCAACTATAACAACTTCCAATTTTATATTGGATGACGGGTGATGCCTCCATtccaaggcacttttgaaaggGAGTTGTGGTTTCATTGAACCAACTATTGCATCCCATCCCACCCCTAAACAAATACAGGGAACATTCTCTACTAGAGCCTGATTTTCTAAGAAAAGAACAATGACGAAGGAAATATATAATTAAAGAATGGTGGAACAAGCTAAACTATTAGTTTTGAAAGGCAGAAGATTGCTCCTTAGTATTTAAAACTAATTTACCAATTTAAATGTGACCCTTTCGAAATCTATGAATGAGACATAAATATAGGCTATTTATCTGTTTAAAAATTTCATTCACATACATGGAaaaattcttttttattaaaaatatcacattttgAGACTAGAAACAGTAAAGTGCatgaaaagtttaaaatataaattcaagaAAATCTTATAGCAGCAAAAAAGCAGAATaaagaaaaacttaaaaacaCAGACACAACCTTTTCCTATTACGGtgccatatatatatttttttaaacattaagcaGCCGACCAATTTCTTTCAGAAAATTGCATTATGTTTACTGCCTCTTGAGGCACAACATTTTGAACTGGCCCCCTAGAGCATAAAAAGGAAGATTTGCAACACAGCTAATGAGTGTTAACAGTTGGGAATGAACCAGCAGCTTTTTAATTCAACCTtgatggaaaacaaaaacaaagtattAAAAGCATACGATGGCTATTTGGCAACTAGGGTCAGGAAAAATAATCCAAGGAATGATTATGGCTaccactctccccaccccccccacaaaaaagcaCCTAGACAGCTATTTAACCTTCACTTTGGAGATAGAAGTGAGATCATttccagagggttttttttcctgtaccTTAGCTTAACCAGCACCTCCAATCCAaagttttatcatttttgcaATTTAACATTAGAAACAAGAACCTACAGATTGAGTTGGAACATATTTGCTCTTCCAGAACTCATCAATAAGAAAACTTGCAGCTGATTTTTTGAGTGCAATTTCTTAATGTTATGCTTCTAAAGCCTGTTCCCAACCTACGTTGCAGAAGTTTCCCATCATGGTTTGTCAAAGTAGGGAGATTTCTCTGTTAGATTTCTCTCAAAACAGGCCATCCATTTGAATTCCTGAATCTCTTAACCAAAAAAAGAGCTCCAAGAAAGTTATCACCAAGTCTGCCAACCAAGAGTTCTATGTGGCATTAAATGCTCAGGTCCAAATTCTCTGATGGCATAATTCCATTGTAGTCAATAGAGTTGCACCAGGAGATGATTTAGCCCCTCAATATGTATATGCAACCATTTTTGGTTTTCCAGTATTAGCTAGATGTGGGGTGAGGGCTATATTGTTAATAATTTACAGTTAAatattaagtgctttgctaatgtgcaaaattaattttggatgcagaacccagatctccattTTGAGTTCAGTAAAATAGTATTTCTAATTATTCTCCCTTACAATTGAAACAGATTGAAGTGTTGTATTTagcagtttatttttgttttttttttaaaaaaaaggagggtTTGTTGTGCTGTGATTTGGAAGAAAgcattaattttaaatagattacGATGCAAGCTGTGAATCTGATTTGCCCATTTTATAAACACAGCTTCCTAATGAAAGAACAAGCTTAccagtttaaaaattaaattaaaatcctggAAAGGGAATAATACTTTGGTTCCAGCCCTAGTGCCAAATGATACCAACATGCACCAAAATGTGCAAAATCTCATATCAAAACACACAATGAAAGGAGCTTGAAGAAGCAGCTTAAGGTTGGCCATACTTCACTCCTACATACTTTGATTTACAACTGTACAGGTCCATAACAACAGGTCCCACCCCTCAAAGGGGCAGGGCTCCACTACCTCCTGTTAGGTAGGTGTACACCGTTGACAAGAGGCAGGAGCGGAGGATGGAGTTCGAGCTGTGTTAACAGTGAGAAGTGGTCTGAAGGGATGTGAGGGTGTGGACACCCAGTGATGTTGTTCTCAACCAGCCACTGAGGATCTAAAGGCCCCAGGACACCAAGCACGTTCATATGAGTGTTGGAATAGAAAATGTAGTCAATCACACCCTACAGGGAGAGAGAAACACATTCCGTTAAAACAAGGACACTCACAAGTTATAGTTTAACATTTTCCTAAGATGTATTTGGCACAGCTGCACACACTTGCTAGCTCCCACTCCCTGATGTTAAAAGCATGTTTTTACAATTCACAGGATGTGCAATGTGGCCAAATTAGTGCTGTCTTTCTAAATATCtttactttattttaattgtGCATTGCCGGTCAATGaacatattttacatttaatttactttaaaatatattatctgtGCATAATTTTAGTATTTAAATAGCTCCTCACTGGACGTGAATGGACAAATTTCCCTTTTTATGGTTGCTACTGTTTTGCTGGAGACAATTTTCTGAAGGCTGCATTAACAGGGCGGAAGCACACTTGGCTACATTTTGATGACTTACTTTGCAAAGCTATTGATAAGATGAAGTAACTCAATCTGAAGTTTTTTTTACATGAGCTCAGAATTTCCAGACTATTGCAAAATGGAGCAAACACTGACTAGACATCCTGAAGAACAGTTTTTCCTGTCCTCGATATGACAGTTTTTTGGGGAACCACCTTAACCCCTGCACCTGTGAGGCTGGGTAGAGGAAGTATTCCCTCTTCCTCATCATAAAGACATGGAGCTTAAGCTACAGTCAAagtcttaggtctggtctacactggggaggggaagatctaagttatgcaacttcagctacgttgttcaggtagctgaagtcaacatacttagatctacttaccacagtgtcttcactgcagtaagttgatggctgacgctctcccgtcgactctgcctgtacctctcgccctggtggagtaccagagttgatgggagagcgctgcTGCAACCCCTGCTGGACCGATTGCTGCCCGTCGATCCAGCGggaaatgtagacaagcccttagatgccAACTATGCACATTCAGAAGCAATTTTTTCAATCCTCTAGAAATGTACTGTCCCTCTATCATCATTATACTGTTTCTTAACCGACATACCTGAACATCTCACAAAAGAAGTCGATTCAAGTAGTAATAGCTAAGCCTCCAAAgaacagtgaccataatataattaagttTAACAACCTAAGGGGAAGGATGGTACCAAAACGCAAACAAACACAGTGACACTAAACTttagaaaaaagagagaaggCAATAAAATGAAGGGACTAGTCAAAAAGGCTGCAAAATCAGAAGTAAAGAAAACCAAATCCTTAGATTTGTGTTTTGGATGTTCCATAAGGAGAGAACAGTCTCAAAAGGCAGTGCTGAACaagaagagaagcagaaagatGAGTGGTAAGCCAGCATGGCTCGACAGCAAGCTCCAAGAGATTATTCAAGATAGGTAGATGTCTTGAAATTTGGAAACCTACACCtagtaaagaattaaaagaagCATAACTACAGTAGGCAATAGGCAAGAAGGAAATTTAGAGGGATTAGATGGAATTCAAAGAGCAAATAGTTAAAAAGGCATAACAATAAGAAATTCTGTAAaaatatcagaagcaggaagcctgtgcAACAAACAATCAATCACAAGTTGCTGGATCACCAGATTATAGAGTGCAATTAAGATAAGGAAATCAGTGAGAAGctaaaatgatttatttgtatcAGTGTTCACCACCAGACATGTTGGTGAGATACCTGTTCCAAACCTGCTCTTTGTTGGTCataaaaatgaggtactagcagaGATTGAGCTGTCAGAAAAAGAGATGCTGGTGCAAACTGtgtcttataacacaagaacaagcaaattttcaattaaattaaaaggtggtAAATTCAAAGCCTGTAAAataaagtactttttcacacaacatgtaATTAGACTCTGAAACAAACTGCCCACAGAATATCACTGAGGTCAGTAACTTGGCTTGATTCAGGAAGAGACTGGACATTTATACGGAtaacaagaacatccagagttataacagtcaatgctaaaaaaaattctggaaggGGTTTTTAGACTCATGCTTCAGGGATTAAGCCCACCTTTAAGTATTTGAGATTAGGATAACACCTAATGCTggaggggcagattatcccacatctgcctgctaCAAGgctcttacaccttcctctgaagcacctaatGCTGGGCACTCTCACAGATAGGACAGacgactagatggaccttgggtctgatccagcatggtaATTCCCACAGTAAAATTCAGTCCATGAGAAATTAAATTCAGTAGATCACCCCTTACTTTGAAATCAAAGGTGTAATTGGTGTAAGGCATCAAGTTGTTTTCATAGGCGCTCTTGAGCTGGAAGCCATGCGTGATTCTTCCTTCAGAAGCCCCGTTTTTTCCACTGCCGCTGAAGTTCATGAGACACTCATTGTAACGCAGCTCTTTGAAGTCCTTATGGTTGTCAGCTACTATGCCATTGCTTAAGTACTCCACAACACCTGTTTGCAAAACAAAGATGCAATTAGTGGATCTATTTAATTACTGAACACAACATGCATAGTATTTAAATACCTTAGGTTAAGAACCACGTTGAAAGATCATGGTCTCCAAATAGGCGCAGACATATATAGAGAGAGCAgccagttttttcttttttaagtctcCTTTAGTGAGGTCTGACTTCCTGAGTGCATCTATATAATGAAAGGGCTCACCGCCTTCTTTGACAGCATAAGCATTTCAAAACCCTGAGCACAATAAGAATACTAACCGTACGGTAGCAGCCAGCACTAAGAGTAAGTTTTCTTGTATTTCTCTCCTCGATTACAGAGTTAAATAGCAGAAGTACTCCAGTATGTCCATCTCAAGTTTCTGCCctcattttattttgtcagcttTTCACCCAGAGGGCAATAAACCATGAACTCCGAATTCCTAAATATTAAACATTCCTCAATCTCTTAGTCCAAAACAGGTATACCACACTTCTGCTACATAATAACTACTACTACTATATTAAACTTGAGTTAAAATATATCAACCCTAGAtctttttatgcttttttttattatactCAATATTTACCAAATCTTGCACATGACAAATACTTAGAGTGCTAACAACATACTGAAAAGTATTTGATATTTGCTCAAATAGAGGAGTTATATTAACTCTTTTGGGAATTTTGAACCACAACTGGATTTTATGAAGGAAGTTTTCCACAATTATAATTATGATATACTGGCATACCATACAAATGTCAGGTGGAAGGCTGACTCAAACATTCTAATAAAAATCAAAAGTGAAAAAAGACAATAGTAAAAGTGATGAACCATTTCTAAATACCTGAATCGGGCAGTGAGTTAAGATCCGCACACAGCACCAGAGGGATAGAATTAGGATCTGCTGTTGGACTGCCAGGCCTGATGGAGGCTTTCTCAAGGACATTTTTCAGTTCTGAGACAAACATCATAGTCTGAATGAGTTTTACATCTGAGTATTCAGGGTCCCAATGCATGTGGGCATTTGCCACAATAAGCAGTTGTTTGTCCACAGCGTGAAGTGGCTTCATACCTGGATTAAAAGTTTTTATTCAGAAGTCAATTAGGTGAATGTACTCAATTCCACCTTGTTGCAAATGATAATGCAAAATTTCTGCCACTCCTGTATCAGCTACAAATGTAGataaatagaaaagaaatacTCCTACTTTCACAACTGGAAAAAAAGGTAAGTCTAGCAACAAATTAAATAAAGCTTTATCCCACACTATACATTTCATTTCACATTAACTTTATTTGGTTACAGGTCTCATAATACGAGCTTCTGAATATATGAGACAAATGGTGACTGGAAGGACTATTAACTGTTTAATTTGAGAGAATTAGAACAACTCTTTCTAAAGGTACTAAAAAAAGGATACTAAATTAAGTGTCAACTACAATTCATGCCCTGTCTTCCAAACACTGGTACAACTATGTGAATTACTCACAACAGCAGATAAAAGCTCAAACAACAGCAGTGACAAAATTACTTACCTATTTAGCAGTGCAATAACCACTGCTGTGTTGTATACCACCACTTGTGAGAGCACAGACTGTCTATGGAATACACTGCTTGGGAACTGTGTACCTTTGGCAACTCACCTCTATTGCTAGCATCAGAATTGCACATTCCCCCTCAACGGGATAAATTGTCAGACCTACTGCTACCCTGAAAAATTATCAATCCCGAACTATTAGAGGGGAACCACATGAATTTTGGGttctcttaaaataaaataaaattgaagcatAGAAAGCCACCTAAAATTCCTCGCCATTCAGTGTTTTAACATAGGAATGCAGAAGTTTTTCAGACTGGTTTCTACCAATTGGTATAGCAATTTGTTGGCAAAGAAAAGGCCAAGCTCCTGGTTAAGGTCGTGCAGTAAGAGTTTTATTGCTGAAACAGTACAGCTAGGGCTTTTACTTCCCTAAGAACTCAGACTGCAGACTAGATAGGAGATGAAGTTAAAAGACTCTTCCTGCATTGCAATTAGAGACTGCCTACTAATTTCTGGGCTATACAAAAAAGGCCACAAAATTCAaaggtgacaaaaaaaaaaaaaaagagtcgtGATTCTTTGAATGACATTTGAGAGACATCACTAATTAATCATCCTTTATTAAAACACTGTTTGATAACCAGTTAGGAACATCAGCACTGCCACAGAGATGCCGTGAAGGATTAAATGaagaggaaagagacaaaaggaTGAAAAGCTGAACAGCACTAACAGTTATTGGGAGAGAGGTCTGCACTCCTGCCTGGGGCAAAGTAAAGTAAAATCAAAGTAGGGGAGAATGACAGTCTTGAGTAGAATACCAAATGCCTGATGCTCCTTGTGTCATATCTAATGTCAGAGTGATCAAGAAATTTCCCCACTTTATAAGAGCTTTCATCAAAGTAGTCTACCGAACAGTGCTCCGTTGCAAACATTTGGCCAAGAATCTTATATGCAGTAATATCTTACATGACTAGTCTACAGAGGAGCAATTcgcttataaaaacaaaattacatcTGAACAAATACTGCTATTATCAATACACAGGATAGCAGTAGTGGTTATACTGACCTGCTCCAAATAATTCTTTGTGCACCTCTAACACCACAGCAACTCCAATGTTGTCCTTTGTCATCACTCTGTTTAACATGGCTTCTGATCCTTCAGAGTTAGCCATTGCCACCTGGTTAAACTCCACTGTGTGCTTCTGcaccaatgtaaatctggaacaaaaaaaaaaacaccaatgtAAAAAGTAAAGACAAAACACACAGCAAATATGGACAGCATTCTCCATAAGTAGGCAGttgcattaaaaacattttaaagttcaCCATAAACATCCAATTTACTATTCTCTGTATAGTTCTCAAAGGTGCCAAATGAGATCGGGGCCTATTGACTCACTCACACTCAGATACTCTAAAAGACTGTTCTTGCCCTCAAAAGCATACAACCTAAAAAAGGCCACGGGAAAATGAAGGACGGATGAGGTAAAATATATGCAATTTATTTTCAGaggtttgttttggtttaacTATAGCTAGGAAAGTTGACTATATGTAGGGTCAGATAGACAATTATATGATGGCTCTGATTTCTTATAGGTATCATGGTAGAGATGTGCTGAAGATTGCTCTTAGGGTCTCTGTGCATCCATCC
This window contains:
- the CNOT6L gene encoding CCR4-NOT transcription complex subunit 6-like isoform X2, whose product is MSLWSLTHLTALHLNDNNLVRIPPDIAKLHNLVYLDLSSNKLRSLPAELGNMVSLRELLLNNNLLRVLPYELGRLFQLQTLGLKGNPLSQDILSLYQDPDGTRKLLNYMLDNLAVHPEQLPSRPWITLKERDQILPSASFTVMCYNVLCDKYATRQLYGYCPSWALNWEYRKKGIMEEIVNWDADIISLQEVETEQYFTLFLPALKERGYDGFFSPKSRAKIMSEQERKHVDGCAIFFKTEKFTLVQKHTVEFNQVAMANSEGSEAMLNRVMTKDNIGVAVVLEVHKELFGAGMKPLHAVDKQLLIVANAHMHWDPEYSDVKLIQTMMFVSELKNVLEKASIRPGSPTADPNSIPLVLCADLNSLPDSGVVEYLSNGIVADNHKDFKELRYNECLMNFSGSGKNGASEGRITHGFQLKSAYENNLMPYTNYTFDFKGVIDYIFYSNTHMNVLGVLGPLDPQWLVENNITGCPHPHIPSDHFSLLTQLELHPPLLPLVNGVHLPNRR